A stretch of Salarias fasciatus chromosome 23, fSalaFa1.1, whole genome shotgun sequence DNA encodes these proteins:
- the LOC115382242 gene encoding neoverrucotoxin subunit alpha-like, translating to KVTGVEEEQPYPHHPHRFDSCPQLLCRNDLSGRCYWEVEWSGDVSISVSYRGISRKGNTEKCRFGRNHQSWSLECWKGGYSVWHNDRRTSSSSSSSSSSSSSSSSSSSPPSGRVAVYVDCPAGSLSFFRVSSDSLILLYTFNTTFTQPLCAGFRLSSGSSVSLCPL from the coding sequence aaggtgacaggtgtggaggaagagcagccgtatcctcatcatcctcacagatttgattcctgtcctcagctgctgtgcagaaatgatctgagtggtcgatgttactgggaggtcgagtggagcggagatgtttctatatcagtgagttacagaggaatcagcaGGAAAGGAAACACTGAGAAGTGTAGGTTTGGAAGgaatcatcagtcctggagtctggagtgCTGGAAAGGAGGTTACTCTGTCTGGCACAATGACAGAAGaacatcctcttcctcctcctcctcctcctcctcctcctcctcctcctcctcctcctcctcccccccctctggtagagtagcagtgtatgtggactgtcctgctggctctctgtccttcttcagagtctcctctgactctctgatcctcctctacaccttcaacaccacattcactcaacctCTATGTGCTGGATTTAGActctcctctggttcttcagtgagtctgtgtcctctgtag